CTGGGACTCGTGGGACCAGCCTGCCGATTTGAGTACAAAAGCTGCGTCAAAGACTTCTAAGCCACCGACTTCCAAGGTCACCGCCAAAAGGACGATTATAAAGGCTTCAaggcaaaaaaaagatcaaaaaccaaatcCAATAGCTGAGAAAGctgaagttttcgaaggGTTCGAGAACGATGGCGACGATGGATGGGGAGACGACTGGTAAGTAAGCGCGCTTATGCGCAATATCCTTTGGTTATTGATTTATAAAGCTAATATACAGCAAAATTTGAGGCTACAAGTAGCCACCAATTTATTTAGTAGTTGATGTTTCTGTTGCCCCAGCCGGAGTCTCTTGGCTTCTGGAAACCGCCACCGCGGCCGCCACCGTAACCACGGCCACCACCGCGGCCACCACGGCCGTAGCCACCACGGCCACCACGGCCACCACCGTAGCCGCCACGTCCGTATCTTGGGTGGCCACCGTACTGCCTTCTGTCGTACTTCATCAATTCTGGAGGAATCTGCTGGTTGGCCTCTCTCATGATGCTGATCAATTGAGCACCCATACCCTTGTTAGCCTCAGTGAAAAACGAAATAGCAGTACCAGTCGCACCGGCTCTACCGGTTCTACCGATTCTGTGGACGTAATCCTCGATATTGCCTGGCATGTCATAGTTGATAACAAAGTTGATACCCTTGACATCTGTTCATGTTGTTAGTAAAATATTCTCAAGTTTTGAACTACAGCACCCAAAGCGCGAAACGGCTACAggaagaaaatgatttcagaagttgttgattAAGAGTAAACACTCTTCCCAAAATCACTCAGCACGCCTACACCAGCTTGTGGTCCTGGCCGCTGGGCAAGGAGGGATCCAGTACAGATGATAGAAACTACACATAAACGCCAAAGACAATGGATACGCTTCTAGTGAAGCAGCATCAGCAGCCAATGAAAGAACTCTGCGCGCGATACGACTAAAATTAACGTCAtaatcttcaacttcaacgAGACCACCGAAAAACTCGTGGCATCTCCATGTTGCACATCATTCTCGCAataaaaagctcaaaataAAGAACTATTCGCTGCTCATTCGTTCATGCCATTACCTCCGCTCAAACTTAAAGTGCCTCAACTTAAAAAAAACCCCGCAGTCTCTTTATCTagcacttcaaaaatgttggAGGAGCAATGTTACGCTCATCTTTTAACACTTGTGTAGCCGAAGTTATCATAACTCGAACCCCCTACTCTCTTTACAAGAGTTTATAGTTTCTTCCATGTTCCTGTAAGCCATTTGTTAGATGTAGTGCCTTGCCTAGCACAACGCCAAGAATCAGTCCAGCTGTTCGGCGCAAACCGGCAAGGATGCATTTGCAATCAGATGCAAGTtaacgaaaaaaaaaaaaacataCCAATACCTCTAGCAGCAACATCTGTTGCCACCATGATAGGGGAGTTACCAGTTCTAAACTCTTGCAAAACCCAGTCACGTTCGTTTTGGGCTTTGTCACCGTGGATAGCCAAAGCTGGCCATCCGTCTTGTCTCAAGTAGCGAGTGATCTCGTCACAAGTCCTCTTGGTGGAAGCGaaaatcaaaatcttggaatCCTTGTCTTCAGAGGCAGTCTCGAGATGCTTCAACAAACGGTCACGTTTCTCCATATCAGACACAACCTCAACGATTTGAGCGATGTTGTGAGAAGCAGCAAGCTCCAAAGAACCGACATTAACCTGGATAGGGTCGTGTAGGTAGTCTCTTGCTAGCTGCTGCACCTCCTTAGGCCATGTAGCAGACCACATCAAAGTTTGCCTGTCGGGTCTGATCTGGTCCACGATCTTTCTGATTTGAGGCTCGAAACCCATGTCCAACATACGGTCTGCCTCGTCAAGAACAAGGTAGGTAACTCTCTTCAAGTTAGTTTTACCGATTTCCAACATGTCGATCAATCTACCTGGGGTAGCGATGACGATCTCAGCACCTCTAGTCAGCTCTCTGATTTGATGACCACGGGGCACACCACCGTAGACACAGGTATTTCTGATTCTGGATGATTTGCCAAATTTAGAGCACTCCGTCTGGATTTGGACGGCCAACTCTCTTGTTGGCGCCAGCACCAGCACGATAGGACCATCTCCAGGAGATAGCAAAGGCTGAGCGTTGATGTGAACAATACCGGGTAGACAGTAGGACAGAGTCTTACCAGAACCTGTGGCAGCGACACCGATCATGTCTCTACCAGAAAGGGCCATTGGCCAACCCTGGCACTGAATACCGGTAGGCTTCTCGAACCCTTCAGCCTTAACCTCTGACAAAACGTATTCTGGGAATCCGGCCTCGTCGAAGGTGGTGATGGGCTTTGGAATATCCTTACCCAAAATGGACATTTCGTTGGCCTTTCTGAACTCCTCAACCTCAGCGTCGGAACGGTTGCGGACAGACTCGTGCTCAACGTAAAAGTTCTTCTCGAACTTTGGTAGGTTGGGCAGCTCTTGGTCCCAGTCTGGCGCAACCAACTCCATGGGCTgagaaggaggaggacGAGAGAagccgccgcggccgccaCCGTACGAGTCTCTACCATAAGAGTTTCTGTCGGAGGGTCTTCCGCCGCGGAAATCTCCGCCACGAGAGCCATAGTTGTCTCTGTTAAACTGGTTGTCTCTGGATCCGTAAGTCATTGTAGGGACGATGTTAATGGAGAGTCACTTTCTGTGGTTTGAGTGAGGAAAGAAGCAAGGTTTTTCTTAgtgcgatgagctctttatATATTAAAAAAACAGccagttttttttcagccaAAAGAAATTtcgcgatgagcttgatgttCAAGAAGCGACATGTGTGAAAGCCGCCGCGTCGCGCCCGAGGAGTGCTCTGGAATCCGATTGACAGTCAAGATTCTTTCTTAGGGCTTTTAAAGCTATATTTTGAATGTAATATTGTACATATTATGCGAGAAGGAAGGTCGTTTACATCTCGCGAATGCGTTGGGTGAACTTGTCTTCGACGGCGTCGCACAGGTCCATGAGATCTTGGAGACCTTTCTGTAGAACTTCCACAGCAGTGAACTTCCCGTACGTTTGTATCCTGAGGTTCAAGAGCGTTTCACTGGGGTGGGGTATAGAGTAACCGCAGAACTCAACATCTGGGTTCTTCATGATGATGTAGCGGAGCGCGTTTCCGAGCGTGTGGTCTTCCTCGGAAATCTGGAAAGACGCGCAAGTGCCGTCTTCAGATGTAGCGCTCGAGAGTAGTCTAATCTTCTCTTTGTCggcatcttcttctgcttcttcttgctcatcGGCAACCATGTCAACATCCTCAGCACCGTTTTGAACCGATTCGCCAGCGTGCACAATCTCCTCCGTGTTTACTTGAGCATCAGGCTCTTTGACATCGCCGTTGGCCATATTGTAGGTACTTCTCTTTGCTTCGCGCGCCCGTTCTGCTGCCCTTCTTGACGAGAATAAGAACTTGattgaaattttttcagcttACAAGGACAAGACGTACGGAAGGATGGGAGGCACTAGAGTGGCACctgcgaagaagaagactcgGATGGCGGTCTGAGCTCTTCTGGGCTGTAGTACTCTAAAGCCATGAACCTGTCAGGTGTGTTTTAGTTTAAGCTTGGATGCAAATTTAGTTATTTACAGAGTCCGACTCGAAAATTACCTGTAGTTACTGAATTATTACACATGAGATGAGGAGAGTTGAAGTCTTACAGCAAAGTCTCTCCCAAAGCACAGCGAGCGACGGCGCAGCCAGCTGATACGGTGTCTAGGACATGCATGTCGTGAACGGCGAGTGTTGGGTTGACTTCGACAACGTCCAAAGCTACCAACTTACCCGTTTCAGCGACTCTTTCGGCGACAAAGAGACCTTCTCTTAGCGTCAGACCACCTCTGACTGGAGTTCCGGTAGCAGGAACAAACAGGGGGTCCATGGCATCGACGTCGTAGGACAGGTGGATTGGGCAGTCACCGTCTGGGTTGATGGCCTGCAAGGCCATCTCGATCACGTGGTTGAGGCCAAAACGGTCCACGTGGTACATGGAGAAGGCTGGGATGTGGTTCTCTCTCAGAATGCGCTTCTCACCTGCGTCCACGTCACGTAGGCCGATGTATGCAATTTTGTTGGGCTTCACGCACTTGGGCACCCACTGCAGGGAGGGAGGTGTGTTCTCGGAGTCGAGGCCCATCAAAAACGAGACGGGGCAGCCGTGCAGGTTACCGGAGTCTGTGGTGGATGGAGTGTTGATGTCTGCGTGAGCGTCGATCCACAGTACGCACGCGTCGGGGTGCTTCTCGAAAACCGCGGCGATGGACCCAATGGCGACAGAGTGGTCGCCGCCGATGGTCACGGGCATTTCACCGCGTTCCAGCACTTTTTTCGCAGATTCGTAGATTTGCTTGGTGGCCTCACCGACAAGCTGTGGTCTCTTGACGATACCCCACACGTCGGAGGTGTCAGTCTCCTTACGCTTCTCGTAGTCGTCGCTAGCGAGTGGCTCCTCGATGGAAGTTGTCCAGCCGAGTTCCTGCAGATCTTGCCTTAGGCCCTGTCTCAGCATGTACTTGGGGCCGTCTTCCACGCCGGACTTTCCCTGGCCGCCTGAGAAGTTAGCCAGCACTAGACCggcctttttgtttggGTACAAATCGAAACTAGGTTCTGTCAACATTGGTGTGAATGTGTAGAGTGTTTGAGGTCAGTGTGAGTGTTTGAGAGCTCTATGCTTCTGCTGGATATCTCTCGAGAATAGTTCTGTACCCCTGCCGCTTTATATACATTTTACGTGTCTCCATCACCTGTACTTGGCGTCAATGTCTGTGCTATCGGAAACGTCTATATTGCCTTTGGTCTGTTTTGTAGCACTAAGtgaaaaaacaagcgaAGCTGCAAATGCCGCGTGTGGCAAGATTGTGGCGTAGATTCTGATTATAATGTTTTTGCCCGGCTTGAGCGGGGTTTCAAGAGGGCGCAGACAGGTCTCATCACAGCCAACTTCGACGCAGGCAGCAAGCACGCGTGTACGGACCTACTATGtaagagaaagaagctgcagcaagagaaagaagcactACGACGGCGTGCTTCGAGGTCTGAGGCACCAGGAGCCCTGTAATGCAAAAGGGTCTCTTTATAGCGCCAAGCAACGAAGCGATCGTGACTGCTGCTGTTTCCTAAAACTTTGTTCGAGCATTCGATGTCGAAGGTCGAAGACTAGTTATCGGAAATTACTCTGCACGACAACCTGGCCTCTAAAAGAAAGCGACGGCGACCCACCATTGTTATTTTCGTGGATTGTGATGTCAACAAATATCGCATTACATAATTTCTGCCTTTGTGGGGGTCTGATCACGTGAGGAAGAGAACTGTAAGGCTACTCGGCCTCGGTGGCAGATCGTTCTTTGGTTGGGGGCGGGCGCCATGGTTGGGCTTTGGCGTGGCCTTTGTAGCTTTGGGCTCAAGAGCGCCGATGGCTTTGTTCGGCGTTGCTCGCGGAACTTGGCTCAGATAGCCGGGAAAAAAGGCGCGTATCTTATGTTCGGATATTCTATGTAGGAGATCGCAAAAGCCATCTTGGGCCGGACGGCCTTCTCACGACTCTTTATACCGCGCGACAGCTCGGGTTGAGAATATATACTGCCACCGCTGATACCTACCGTGAGCCTGGAGAACGCCCAACGGCAGTCCGGCTCACAACCAGGCAATCTTTTACTCTCGGTCCGACAGCAAGCGAGTTAGGCCTTCTGCGCTGCAATTAAAGCACATCCGGTG
This is a stretch of genomic DNA from Lachancea thermotolerans CBS 6340 chromosome D complete sequence. It encodes these proteins:
- the DBP2 gene encoding DEAD-box ATP-dependent RNA helicase DBP2 (similar to uniprot|P24783 Saccharomyces cerevisiae YNL112W DBP2 Essential ATP-dependent RNA helicase of the DEAD-box protein family involved in nonsense-mediated mRNA decay and rRNA processing), with the translated sequence MTYGSRDNQFNRDNYGSRGGDFRGGRPSDRNSYGRDSYGGGRGGFSRPPPSQPMELVAPDWDQELPNLPKFEKNFYVEHESVRNRSDAEVEEFRKANEMSILGKDIPKPITTFDEAGFPEYVLSEVKAEGFEKPTGIQCQGWPMALSGRDMIGVAATGSGKTLSYCLPGIVHINAQPLLSPGDGPIVLVLAPTRELAVQIQTECSKFGKSSRIRNTCVYGGVPRGHQIRELTRGAEIVIATPGRLIDMLEIGKTNLKRVTYLVLDEADRMLDMGFEPQIRKIVDQIRPDRQTLMWSATWPKEVQQLARDYLHDPIQVNVGSLELAASHNIAQIVEVVSDMEKRDRLLKHLETASEDKDSKILIFASTKRTCDEITRYLRQDGWPALAIHGDKAQNERDWVLQEFRTGNSPIMVATDVAARGIDVKGINFVINYDMPGNIEDYVHRIGRTGRAGATGTAISFFTEANKGMGAQLISIMREANQQIPPELMKYDRRQYGGHPRYGRGGYGGGRGGRGGYGRGGRGGGRGYGGGRGGGFQKPRDSGWGNRNINY
- the RPC19 gene encoding DNA-directed RNA polymerase core subunit RPC19 (some similarities with uniprot|P28000 Saccharomyces cerevisiae YNL113W RPC19 RNA polymerase subunit common to RNA polymerases I and III), whose product is MANGDVKEPDAQVNTEEIVHAGESVQNGAEDVDMVADEQEEAEEDADKEKIRLLSSATSEDGTCASFQISEEDHTLGNALRYIIMKNPDVEFCGYSIPHPSETLLNLRIQTYGKFTAVEVLQKGLQDLMDLCDAVEDKFTQRIREM
- the CAR1 gene encoding arginase (similar to uniprot|P00812 Saccharomyces cerevisiae YPL111W CAR1 Arginase responsible for arginine degradation expression responds to both induction by arginine and nitrogen catabolite repression disruption enhances freeze tolerance), which translates into the protein MLTEPSFDLYPNKKAGLVLANFSGGQGKSGVEDGPKYMLRQGLRQDLQELGWTTSIEEPLASDDYEKRKETDTSDVWGIVKRPQLVGEATKQIYESAKKVLERGEMPVTIGGDHSVAIGSIAAVFEKHPDACVLWIDAHADINTPSTTDSGNLHGCPVSFLMGLDSENTPPSLQWVPKCVKPNKIAYIGLRDVDAGEKRILRENHIPAFSMYHVDRFGLNHVIEMALQAINPDGDCPIHLSYDVDAMDPLFVPATGTPVRGGLTLREGLFVAERVAETGKLVALDVVEVNPTLAVHDMHVLDTVSAGCAVARCALGETLL